The following are from one region of the Candidatus Margulisiibacteriota bacterium genome:
- the rpmJ gene encoding 50S ribosomal protein L36, translating into MKVRSSVKKICVKCIVVRRRGRVYILCENPKHKQRQG; encoded by the coding sequence ATGAAAGTTCGTTCATCGGTCAAGAAGATTTGCGTCAAGTGCATTGTGGTCCGCCGGCGCGGCCGGGTTTACATCTTGTGCGAGAACCCAAAGCACAAACAGCGACAAGGATAG
- a CDS encoding alanine--glyoxylate aminotransferase family protein produces the protein MIPGPTPIPTRVLAAMTHDMIGHRGPLFSAVMKEVMAGLRWAYETKNDIFIYPASGTGGMEVAVVNVLSPGDKVIVLNIGNFGARWAKICKAYGADVNDVKFERGKAADPKVLEAELKKGPVKAVFMQQNETSTGVLNDVETLAKTVRQVQPEALILVDAVSGMMAAPLKTDEWDIDVVVSGSQKAFMVPPGVSAVSISKRAWKAYETSKCAKHYWDWGLMKEEAPKGHTYTTPPESLIFGMREGLKMLQEEGRENVFARHKFNRDLLRTAAKALGLKLLADDSHASPAVTAIFPPEGVDGEAVRAAMRDEFNVEVAPGQGELKSKIFRIGHLGYVDSLDLIGAWAAVEVLFKRLGAKINFGAGVKAMMEML, from the coding sequence ATGATCCCCGGTCCCACCCCGATCCCGACCAGAGTTTTAGCCGCGATGACCCACGACATGATCGGCCACCGCGGGCCTTTGTTCTCCGCGGTCATGAAAGAGGTCATGGCAGGGCTGCGCTGGGCTTATGAAACGAAGAATGATATTTTCATCTATCCGGCTTCCGGGACCGGCGGCATGGAAGTGGCGGTCGTCAATGTTCTCTCCCCGGGTGACAAAGTTATCGTCCTCAATATTGGTAATTTCGGCGCCCGCTGGGCCAAGATCTGCAAAGCTTACGGGGCCGACGTCAATGACGTTAAGTTTGAGCGCGGCAAAGCGGCCGATCCCAAGGTTCTGGAAGCGGAGCTGAAGAAGGGGCCGGTCAAAGCGGTCTTCATGCAACAGAACGAGACCTCGACCGGTGTTCTGAACGACGTGGAAACATTGGCCAAAACCGTCCGCCAGGTCCAACCCGAGGCCTTGATCCTGGTCGACGCCGTCTCCGGTATGATGGCCGCGCCGCTCAAGACCGACGAATGGGACATTGACGTGGTCGTTTCCGGTTCACAGAAAGCCTTCATGGTGCCGCCCGGGGTCTCCGCAGTTTCCATCTCCAAGCGGGCCTGGAAAGCTTATGAAACCTCTAAATGCGCCAAGCACTATTGGGATTGGGGCCTGATGAAAGAAGAAGCGCCCAAAGGGCACACTTACACCACGCCGCCCGAATCGTTGATCTTCGGGATGCGCGAAGGGCTCAAGATGTTGCAGGAAGAAGGGCGGGAAAATGTTTTTGCCCGGCATAAGTTCAACCGTGACCTGTTAAGGACGGCAGCCAAGGCGTTAGGCCTGAAGTTGTTGGCCGACGATTCGCATGCTTCTCCGGCCGTGACTGCTATCTTTCCGCCGGAAGGGGTGGACGGCGAAGCGGTCCGCGCGGCGATGCGGGACGAGTTCAATGTTGAGGTCGCTCCCGGCCAGGGCGAGCTGAAGAGTAAGATCTTCCGGATCGGCCATCTCGGTTATGTCGATTCGCTTGACCTGATCGGCGCCTGGGCGGCGGTGGAAGTTCTCTTCAAGCGGCTCGGAGCCAAAATCAACTTCGGCGCCGGCGTCAAAGCGATGATGGAGATGCTCTAA
- the rplQ gene encoding 50S ribosomal protein L17: MRHRTGNRKLSKATDQRLAMLRAIVISLFEHGRVTVTLTRAKEARRMAERVITATKGNDLNARRKVESVLHARKIVTLIFKTFPERFEGRPGGYTRITKVGARLGDAAPMALLELV, encoded by the coding sequence ATGAGGCATCGCACGGGTAACAGGAAATTAAGCAAGGCGACCGATCAACGGTTGGCGATGTTGCGCGCTATCGTCATTTCGCTCTTCGAGCACGGCCGCGTCACGGTAACTTTGACCCGGGCGAAAGAGGCGCGGCGGATGGCCGAGCGGGTGATCACGGCGACCAAAGGGAACGACCTTAACGCCCGCCGCAAAGTGGAGTCGGTCCTCCATGCCAGGAAGATCGTCACCCTGATATTTAAGACCTTTCCCGAGCGCTTTGAAGGGCGGCCGGGCGGCTACACTCGCATCACCAAAGTGGGGGCCCGCCTGGGCGATGCCGCTCCGATGGCGCTGCTGGAACTGGTTTAA
- the rpsD gene encoding 30S ribosomal protein S4 — translation MGRYTEAVCRLCRREGKKLYIKGEKCYSEKCPAKRRAFAPGQHGKLPVRASEYRIRLREKQQARRVYGLSEKQFANYFEKAARVKGATGEKLVEFLERRLDNVVYRLGFATSRQGARQMIRNGGIQINGRKNNVASCETKAGDQITVAPKMVKISKEALEKFPDRVIPAWVALTGEAEGKVVSLPRRDEIDTQIEENLIVEYYSR, via the coding sequence ATGGGGAGATATACTGAAGCGGTTTGCCGGCTCTGCCGGCGCGAAGGCAAGAAACTTTATATCAAAGGTGAGAAATGCTATTCGGAAAAATGCCCGGCCAAACGGCGCGCCTTTGCCCCGGGCCAGCACGGCAAGTTGCCGGTCAGGGCCTCGGAATACCGGATCCGCCTGCGCGAGAAACAGCAGGCGCGGCGGGTTTATGGCCTGAGCGAAAAGCAGTTCGCCAATTATTTTGAGAAAGCGGCCCGAGTCAAGGGGGCGACCGGTGAGAAACTGGTTGAATTCCTGGAGCGCCGGCTCGATAACGTTGTTTACCGGCTCGGTTTTGCCACCTCGAGGCAGGGGGCCAGGCAGATGATCCGCAACGGCGGCATCCAGATCAACGGCCGGAAGAACAATGTCGCTTCCTGTGAAACTAAGGCCGGTGACCAGATCACGGTCGCGCCGAAGATGGTCAAGATCTCCAAAGAGGCCCTGGAAAAATTCCCGGACCGGGTCATCCCGGCCTGGGTCGCCTTGACCGGCGAAGCTGAAGGTAAGGTTGTCTCGTTGCCGCGGCGGGACGAGATCGACACGCAGATCGAAGAGAACCTGATCGTCGAGTATTATTCAAGATAA
- the rpsK gene encoding 30S ribosomal protein S11: MAEEKVVVKKKKEKRKIASTGVAHIQATFNNTIISITDAQGGVVAWSSSGNVGFKGTKKGTPFAASSAAEKVAAKALEAGVREINVVVKGPGSGRETAIRSLQAAGLEVLSIKDVTPIPHNGCRPPKKRRV, from the coding sequence ATGGCTGAAGAAAAAGTAGTCGTTAAAAAGAAAAAGGAAAAACGCAAAATAGCGTCGACCGGGGTAGCCCATATCCAGGCGACGTTCAATAACACTATCATTTCCATCACCGATGCGCAGGGGGGCGTGGTCGCCTGGTCCTCATCGGGCAATGTTGGCTTCAAGGGGACCAAGAAAGGGACGCCGTTCGCGGCCTCCTCGGCGGCGGAAAAAGTGGCGGCCAAGGCCTTGGAAGCCGGCGTCCGCGAGATCAATGTTGTCGTTAAGGGGCCCGGTTCCGGCCGGGAGACCGCCATCCGTTCGCTCCAGGCAGCCGGCCTGGAAGTCCTCTCGATCAAGGATGTTACCCCGATCCCGCATAACGGCTGCCGGCCGCCGAAAAAGAGGAGAGTCTGA
- a CDS encoding patatin-like phospholipase family protein, whose protein sequence is MFDWLFPKKKVGLVLGGGVARGIAHIGVLKVLLENQVPIACVVGTSSGSLVAAAFAAGLNIEQIEQIALRIRWNEFFKFTFFRPGFLAGEVLEDLVTKYMGDLKIADLKLPYAAVATDLRTGKRVVIDSGRLAKAVAASSTFPGFFAPEELRGQPLIDGGIAGNVPVDVAREMGAEYIIASDVVPAHSVKSIPADPLQVLGRSLDLMLKSLSREEAHRAEVLIELEMEEDIWHLDFHKAQKLITAGEVAAHRAINKIKKDLRLKSVS, encoded by the coding sequence ATGTTTGACTGGCTTTTCCCGAAGAAAAAAGTTGGCCTGGTCTTGGGGGGCGGAGTAGCGCGCGGGATCGCCCACATTGGCGTGCTCAAAGTGCTTCTGGAAAACCAGGTCCCGATCGCCTGTGTTGTTGGCACCTCTTCCGGCAGCCTGGTCGCGGCGGCTTTTGCCGCCGGCTTGAACATTGAGCAGATCGAACAGATCGCCCTGCGCATCCGCTGGAACGAATTCTTCAAGTTCACTTTCTTCCGCCCCGGCTTCCTGGCCGGCGAGGTTTTGGAGGACCTGGTCACTAAATACATGGGCGATCTCAAGATCGCCGACCTCAAGCTACCTTACGCCGCGGTCGCGACCGATCTGCGCACGGGGAAGAGGGTGGTGATCGATTCCGGCCGCCTAGCCAAGGCGGTGGCGGCCAGTTCGACCTTTCCCGGGTTCTTTGCCCCGGAAGAATTGCGCGGCCAGCCGCTGATCGACGGGGGGATCGCCGGTAACGTTCCGGTCGATGTGGCGCGGGAGATGGGGGCGGAGTATATCATTGCTTCGGACGTGGTCCCGGCCCATTCCGTTAAATCGATCCCGGCCGATCCGCTCCAGGTCCTCGGCCGCTCGCTCGACCTGATGCTCAAGAGCTTGAGCCGGGAAGAGGCGCACCGGGCGGAGGTCCTGATCGAACTGGAGATGGAAGAAGATATCTGGCACTTAGATTTTCATAAAGCGCAAAAACTGATCACCGCCGGCGAAGTGGCCGCCCACCGGGCGATCAACAAGATCAAGAAAGACCTAAGGTTGAAATCCGTGAGTTGA
- the infA gene encoding translation initiation factor IF-1 gives MAKDKDVIELEGEITEALPSALFRVKLETGQLILAHVSGKIRKHFIRILPGDKVRVELSPYDLTRGRITYRLK, from the coding sequence ATGGCTAAAGACAAAGACGTAATTGAATTGGAAGGGGAGATCACGGAAGCGCTGCCGAGCGCCCTCTTCCGCGTGAAGCTCGAGACCGGGCAATTGATCCTGGCGCATGTTTCGGGCAAGATCAGGAAGCATTTTATCCGGATCCTGCCGGGCGATAAGGTCCGGGTCGAATTATCGCCCTACGACCTGACCCGGGGCAGAATAACTTATAGGTTGAAGTAA
- a CDS encoding Fic family protein, translated as MELNELIKIIDEKKAKIDKARPLPAIILDKLTEYLDIEWTYNSNAIEGNTLTREETMLILKEGLTVSGKSMREHLEVTNHKNAIDYLNELLKKVEPIMQEDVKKIHYLVLEGINNRYAGQYRDVEVYISGSDQVLPKPEAVPGQMLEFSQWLVAEQEKPDLHPVSFAARAHYKFVAIHPFIDGNGRTGRLLMNLILMKYGYPIAIVGCETDERKAYYAAIRGANAGNLEAFEYLIAQYVSKTADKYLGSIPK; from the coding sequence ATGGAATTAAATGAACTGATTAAAATAATTGATGAAAAGAAGGCAAAGATTGATAAGGCCAGGCCGTTGCCCGCGATTATCCTCGATAAACTAACGGAATACCTCGATATCGAATGGACCTACAACAGCAACGCCATCGAAGGTAATACGTTGACGCGCGAGGAAACGATGTTGATCCTGAAAGAGGGGCTAACCGTTTCAGGCAAGAGCATGCGCGAACACCTGGAAGTGACCAACCACAAGAACGCCATCGATTATTTGAATGAATTGTTAAAGAAAGTTGAGCCGATCATGCAAGAAGACGTCAAAAAAATACATTATCTGGTTTTAGAAGGGATCAATAACCGGTATGCCGGGCAGTATCGGGATGTTGAGGTTTATATCTCCGGGTCTGATCAGGTCCTGCCCAAGCCCGAGGCGGTTCCCGGCCAGATGCTAGAATTTTCACAATGGCTTGTTGCGGAACAGGAAAAGCCTGACTTGCACCCGGTCAGCTTCGCGGCGCGGGCGCATTATAAATTTGTTGCCATTCACCCCTTCATCGATGGCAACGGGCGCACCGGTCGCCTGCTGATGAATTTGATCTTGATGAAATATGGCTATCCGATCGCGATCGTTGGATGTGAGACCGATGAGAGAAAGGCTTATTATGCGGCGATCAGGGGGGCAAACGCTGGCAACCTCGAAGCGTTTGAGTATTTGATCGCGCAATATGTCAGTAAGACGGCGGATAAATATCTTGGTTCGATCCCAAAGTAA
- the truA gene encoding tRNA pseudouridine(38-40) synthase TruA, with amino-acid sequence MSVRRRINILVRSQSNIRVTIQYDGTNFNGYELQPGKRTVRAELEGALHKLFQEKTKLISASRTDAGVHALGQVVNFSLKNNIQPDKIVPALNSVLPADIRVIMAEAVSPEFNSRFGAKKKEYEYLIYNGQACPPHLRGIVWLIKPKLDLGAMRQAAKLLVGKQDFASFCAAHSDDTDFVRTIHSFVISSAKGGSLVIWSGVGFPVIRFRVVGNGFLYKMVRNMVGTLVEAGLGQIKAADVKSILEAKDRKLAGRTAPAQGLCLVKINY; translated from the coding sequence ATGTCAGTAAGACGGCGGATAAATATCTTGGTTCGATCCCAAAGTAATATCAGGGTCACGATTCAGTACGACGGGACTAATTTCAATGGCTACGAGCTGCAGCCGGGGAAAAGGACTGTCCGCGCCGAGCTAGAAGGGGCCCTCCACAAATTATTCCAGGAAAAAACTAAGCTTATCTCCGCTTCCCGGACCGATGCCGGGGTCCATGCTTTGGGCCAGGTCGTTAATTTCTCCCTCAAAAACAATATCCAGCCTGATAAAATTGTCCCCGCGCTTAATTCGGTCCTGCCGGCAGATATCAGGGTCATAATGGCGGAAGCGGTCAGCCCCGAGTTTAACTCACGCTTTGGCGCCAAGAAGAAAGAATATGAGTACCTGATTTATAACGGACAGGCCTGTCCGCCTCATCTGCGCGGGATCGTCTGGTTGATTAAACCTAAGCTCGACTTGGGAGCAATGCGCCAAGCGGCCAAGTTGCTGGTCGGCAAGCAGGACTTCGCCTCGTTTTGCGCCGCCCATTCCGATGACACCGATTTTGTCCGGACCATACATTCATTCGTCATTAGTTCCGCCAAAGGCGGATCATTAGTCATTTGGTCCGGCGTTGGTTTTCCGGTGATCCGCTTTCGCGTGGTCGGCAATGGTTTCCTTTATAAGATGGTCCGGAACATGGTCGGGACACTGGTTGAGGCGGGGTTGGGGCAGATCAAAGCGGCTGATGTTAAGAGTATCCTGGAGGCAAAAGACCGTAAACTTGCCGGCAGAACTGCCCCGGCGCAGGGATTGTGTTTGGTGAAGATAAATTACTAA
- the serA gene encoding phosphoglycerate dehydrogenase — protein sequence MKVLAMDKTAEEGLKLIREAGFEVDSKVGLSEDELIKIIPDYDALIVRSETKVTPKIIIAGKNLKIIARAGVGVDNVDLPTATKNGVIVVNSPEGNTVAAAEHTWAMLLSMARSIPQAHGKLKTGVWDKKSFKGVEVLNKTLGVVGLGKIGRRVASYALGMGMRVIASDPFVTADYAKSLGVELKSVDEVIKQADFITFHIPKTKETAGMINAETIAKMKKGVRLVNVARGGIIDEKALYDALKSKQVAAAALDVFEKEPTESSPLFELDNIVVTPHLGASTVEAQVNVAVDVAEQIIEVLRGGAARSAVNIPSMKPELIAPVRPYLGIAEKLGALAAQIVKGAITRVEVEYAGEIAERDTSPLTTIVLKGLLTPILDVKVNFVNAPLVAKERGIEIVESKTLESKDFASLITLKIKTEQEARTVGGTIFAGVGDRLVMIDGFRVDAVPDGYLLVLQNIDRPGMIGKVGTFLGENNINIAAMDVGRQKVGEKAVMVLNIDNQLSDAVLAKLTKLDGIFGATLVKI from the coding sequence ATGAAAGTATTAGCAATGGACAAGACGGCCGAAGAAGGGTTGAAACTGATCCGGGAGGCCGGGTTCGAGGTTGATTCCAAGGTTGGCCTGTCCGAAGACGAACTGATCAAGATCATCCCCGATTACGACGCCCTGATCGTCCGCTCGGAAACAAAAGTTACCCCTAAGATCATCATCGCCGGCAAGAATCTCAAGATTATCGCCCGGGCTGGAGTAGGTGTCGATAACGTCGACCTGCCGACCGCTACCAAGAACGGGGTCATTGTCGTTAACTCGCCGGAAGGGAACACTGTGGCCGCCGCCGAACATACCTGGGCGATGCTCCTCTCCATGGCTCGCTCCATTCCGCAAGCCCATGGCAAGCTCAAGACCGGCGTCTGGGACAAGAAATCTTTCAAGGGGGTCGAGGTCCTCAACAAAACACTTGGGGTAGTCGGTCTGGGGAAGATCGGCCGGCGGGTCGCCTCCTACGCTCTTGGCATGGGGATGCGGGTGATCGCGTCTGACCCGTTCGTCACTGCCGATTATGCCAAGAGCTTGGGTGTTGAGCTGAAGAGTGTCGATGAAGTGATCAAGCAAGCCGATTTTATCACCTTCCATATCCCGAAGACCAAAGAAACGGCCGGGATGATCAACGCCGAAACTATCGCCAAGATGAAGAAAGGGGTCCGCTTGGTCAACGTCGCCCGCGGCGGGATCATCGACGAAAAAGCGCTGTACGACGCCCTCAAATCCAAACAGGTCGCGGCGGCCGCGCTTGATGTCTTTGAGAAAGAGCCGACCGAGAGCAGTCCGCTCTTTGAATTGGATAATATTGTCGTCACTCCTCACCTTGGGGCTTCCACGGTCGAGGCGCAGGTCAACGTGGCGGTCGATGTCGCCGAGCAGATCATCGAGGTCTTAAGGGGCGGGGCGGCCCGTTCCGCCGTCAATATCCCGTCGATGAAGCCGGAGCTGATCGCGCCGGTCCGGCCGTATCTCGGCATTGCCGAAAAACTTGGCGCGCTGGCCGCCCAGATCGTCAAAGGTGCGATCACCCGGGTGGAAGTGGAATATGCCGGTGAGATCGCCGAGCGCGACACTTCGCCGCTGACCACGATCGTCCTGAAAGGACTGCTGACGCCGATCCTCGACGTTAAGGTCAACTTCGTTAACGCGCCGCTGGTCGCCAAGGAGCGCGGCATAGAGATCGTCGAAAGCAAAACGCTGGAGTCAAAGGATTTTGCCAGCCTGATCACCCTCAAGATCAAGACCGAGCAGGAAGCGCGCACCGTCGGCGGGACGATCTTTGCCGGGGTGGGCGACCGCCTGGTGATGATCGACGGCTTCCGGGTTGACGCGGTACCGGACGGTTACCTGCTTGTCTTGCAGAATATCGACCGGCCGGGGATGATCGGCAAGGTTGGCACTTTCCTCGGTGAGAATAACATTAACATTGCCGCCATGGATGTCGGCCGGCAGAAGGTTGGCGAGAAAGCGGTCATGGTCTTGAACATCGATAACCAGCTCTCGGACGCCGTCCTGGCCAAGCTGACCAAGCTTGACGGGATATTTGGCGCGACCCTGGTTAAGATTTAG
- the rpsI gene encoding 30S ribosomal protein S9 — MKGPKFYGTGRRKEATAKVWLTGGSGQIKVNGRTVKDFFCGRRILEYVINQPFVATQTAGKYDVFAETIGGGVPGQAGAVSLGIARALVQMNPDLRTALKKQGLLTRDPRMKERKKYGLKRARRAFQFTKR; from the coding sequence ATCAAAGGCCCGAAATTCTACGGGACCGGCCGGCGCAAGGAAGCGACCGCCAAAGTTTGGTTGACTGGCGGCAGTGGCCAGATCAAGGTCAACGGCCGCACCGTCAAAGATTTCTTTTGCGGCCGCCGGATCCTGGAATATGTCATTAACCAGCCGTTCGTTGCCACCCAGACTGCCGGTAAATATGATGTGTTTGCCGAAACGATCGGCGGGGGTGTCCCGGGGCAGGCGGGAGCCGTTAGCCTGGGGATCGCCCGGGCGCTGGTCCAGATGAACCCGGACCTCCGGACCGCTCTTAAGAAACAGGGGTTGCTGACCCGCGACCCGAGAATGAAGGAACGGAAGAAGTACGGCCTCAAACGCGCCCGCCGCGCCTTCCAGTTCACCAAGAGGTAA
- a CDS encoding DNA-directed RNA polymerase subunit alpha codes for MVTIGENPWVRVEEAGDKFGRFVVEPLPRGYGSTLGNPLRRILLSSLPGAAVTAVKIDGVAHEFSTITGVMEDVLHILLNLKEIVIRSHSDQPKIVTLKAKGKGEVKAGDIEHDAEIEIVNPDQKIATLDANGKLHLELIIERGRGYTPAERNKKASLPVGFIPTDSIYTPVMKVNIATEEVRVGQEINYDRLVLSVWTNGSIKPDEALKESARIMARHVDLFVHLGEKGESAGPDTERRDESSVSALEMNIEDLEFSSRSLNCLKKVGVKKVGELAAYSEAELMQFKNFGSKSLDEVRSKLSEYKLKLKGE; via the coding sequence ATGGTAACTATTGGAGAGAATCCCTGGGTGAGGGTGGAAGAAGCGGGCGACAAGTTCGGCCGTTTTGTGGTTGAACCGCTGCCGCGCGGTTATGGCTCGACCCTGGGCAACCCGCTGCGGCGGATACTGCTCTCGTCGCTCCCCGGTGCTGCGGTCACGGCGGTCAAGATCGACGGCGTGGCGCATGAGTTCTCGACCATCACCGGTGTGATGGAAGACGTGCTGCATATCCTGCTCAACCTCAAGGAGATCGTCATCCGGTCGCACTCCGACCAGCCGAAGATCGTCACCCTCAAAGCCAAGGGGAAGGGTGAGGTCAAGGCGGGCGACATCGAGCATGATGCCGAGATCGAGATCGTCAACCCGGACCAGAAGATCGCTACCTTAGACGCCAACGGCAAGCTTCACCTGGAGCTGATCATCGAGCGGGGCCGCGGTTACACCCCGGCGGAACGCAACAAGAAAGCCAGCCTGCCGGTCGGCTTTATCCCGACCGACTCGATCTACACCCCGGTCATGAAGGTCAATATCGCGACCGAAGAGGTTCGCGTCGGCCAAGAGATCAATTATGACCGGCTGGTCCTTTCGGTCTGGACCAACGGGAGCATTAAGCCGGACGAGGCGTTGAAGGAAAGCGCCCGGATCATGGCGCGGCACGTCGATCTCTTTGTCCACCTGGGCGAAAAAGGAGAAAGTGCCGGGCCGGACACAGAGCGGCGCGACGAATCCTCCGTCTCCGCGCTGGAGATGAACATCGAGGACCTGGAATTCTCGTCCCGCTCGCTCAACTGCCTGAAGAAGGTCGGAGTTAAGAAGGTCGGGGAACTGGCCGCCTATTCCGAAGCGGAACTGATGCAGTTCAAGAACTTCGGGAGCAAATCACTGGACGAGGTCCGCAGCAAGCTGTCCGAGTACAAGCTAAAGCTTAAAGGGGAGTAA
- the rplM gene encoding 50S ribosomal protein L13, whose translation MKKTRTIFVNDKMVKREWYLVDATGVVLGQLATKVAVYLRGKHKPCFTPQTDCGDHIVVINADKVRVTGRKRKDKTYFTHSGYPGGDKVLSFEQMIERHPEKVITLAVRGMLPKTRLGDAMVKKLKVFKSLPAQYGKIQKLEV comes from the coding sequence ATGAAAAAAACAAGAACGATTTTCGTCAACGACAAAATGGTCAAGCGGGAGTGGTACCTGGTTGATGCGACCGGCGTCGTCCTCGGCCAGTTGGCGACCAAAGTGGCCGTCTACCTGCGGGGAAAGCACAAACCGTGCTTTACGCCGCAGACCGATTGCGGTGACCATATCGTCGTGATCAATGCCGACAAGGTCCGGGTGACCGGGCGCAAGAGGAAGGACAAGACCTATTTTACCCATTCCGGTTATCCGGGCGGGGACAAGGTCCTTAGTTTCGAGCAGATGATCGAGCGCCATCCGGAAAAGGTCATCACGCTGGCGGTCCGCGGCATGCTCCCCAAGACCCGGCTGGGCGACGCGATGGTCAAGAAGCTTAAAGTGTTCAAAAGTCTACCGGCCCAGTACGGCAAAATACAGAAGCTTGAGGTGTAA
- the rpsM gene encoding 30S ribosomal protein S13: MVRLVGVDLPANKRVWVGLTYIYGIGEVLSRRILAKAKIDPEKKAKDLNDNETIAIRDVLKDYRLEGDLRKDISLNIKRLIEIGTYRGTRHRKGLPARGQRTKTNARTLRGKRKTVGLGKKKEEEKQ; encoded by the coding sequence ATGGTACGATTAGTTGGTGTTGATCTGCCGGCAAATAAAAGGGTTTGGGTCGGCCTGACCTATATCTACGGCATTGGTGAAGTTTTGAGCCGCAGGATCCTGGCTAAGGCGAAGATCGATCCGGAAAAAAAGGCCAAAGACCTTAATGACAACGAAACGATCGCGATCCGCGACGTATTAAAAGATTACCGCTTGGAGGGGGACTTGAGAAAGGATATCAGCCTCAACATCAAGCGGTTGATCGAGATCGGCACTTATCGGGGGACGCGCCATCGCAAAGGTCTGCCGGCGCGCGGCCAGCGGACCAAGACGAATGCCCGCACCCTGCGCGGCAAGCGCAAGACCGTTGGCCTGGGTAAGAAGAAAGAGGAGGAGAAACAATAG
- the map gene encoding type I methionyl aminopeptidase, which translates to MGVIKIKGPDEIELMREAGRVTALALEALRRAIKPGVSTAELNRVGEKTIRANGGEPIFLGYRGYRHATCVSVNEEVVHGIPGEKILKEGDIVSLDVGVRKQGYCGDSAATFPVGRISGKAEKLLRAGKEVLRIGLRQARAGKHLGDISHAIQVASESRGFSVVRDLYGHGIGREMHEDPLIPNYGPAGEGPELKPGMVLAIEPMLNVGTWRVRTLPDGWTVVTEDGALSCHFEHTIVITAGDPEILTWLKTKT; encoded by the coding sequence ATGGGCGTAATTAAAATAAAAGGTCCGGACGAGATTGAACTGATGCGCGAGGCGGGCCGGGTGACGGCCCTGGCGCTCGAAGCGTTGCGGCGGGCGATCAAGCCGGGGGTCAGCACGGCCGAGCTGAACCGGGTAGGTGAGAAGACGATCCGGGCGAACGGGGGCGAACCGATTTTCCTCGGATACCGGGGTTACCGGCACGCGACCTGCGTTTCGGTCAACGAGGAAGTGGTCCACGGTATTCCGGGAGAGAAGATCCTGAAAGAAGGGGATATCGTCAGTCTCGATGTCGGGGTCCGCAAGCAGGGTTACTGCGGCGACTCTGCCGCGACTTTTCCGGTTGGCCGGATCTCCGGCAAGGCGGAAAAGTTGCTCCGGGCGGGGAAAGAGGTGCTGCGGATCGGTTTGCGCCAGGCCCGGGCGGGAAAACATCTGGGGGATATTTCGCATGCCATCCAGGTGGCCAGTGAGTCCCGCGGTTTCTCGGTCGTGCGCGACCTTTACGGTCATGGTATCGGCCGGGAGATGCATGAAGACCCGCTCATCCCGAATTACGGGCCGGCGGGGGAAGGTCCCGAACTGAAGCCGGGAATGGTCCTGGCGATCGAGCCGATGCTTAATGTCGGCACTTGGCGGGTCAGGACGCTGCCCGATGGTTGGACGGTGGTGACCGAGGACGGCGCGCTGTCGTGCCATTTCGAGCATACGATCGTGATCACGGCGGGCGACCCGGAAATTTTGACATGGCTAAAGACAAAGACGTAA